CCTCGACGAATTCCACCGCCGTCATCCGGTCTCGTCGGTGCCGCCGAAGAGTCGTTGGATCGTCGAGGCGTGTCGGCCCAGCGGTCCCGGCAGTCCACGGAGGATCTGAGTGACCTCCGAGGGATCGATCGCCCGGGTCACGAGCGTCAGCACCCCGTAAACGATCAGTCCGGTAGGAGGGACGACCACGAACGCGATCAGGGCCGCGTCGATCGGGAGTCCCGTCTCCGTCAGGGGCAGGCCCACGGTGGCCAGCGGCGACTGGATCAGCGCGTCGATTCCGAGCGCGAGCCCGAGGAGAACGGCGCCGGTGATCGCGACGGTCGTCGAGATACGGATCGGGCGGATGTCCCCGAGCGGGTTGTACCCGATCGTCCGCGCCCCCCAGAGGTGGAACATCGGCAACGAGAGGTAGCCAAGCGAGGTCGCGATGGCGGCCCCTTCGATCCCGAACCGGGGAATCAGCGCGACGTTCAACAGGAGGTTCATCACCGCGGTCCCGCCGGTCGCGAGGATCATGATCCGCATGTCCCCGCGCGCGTGGCTGACCGAGAGGATCGGGCGGGCGACAGCGAAGCCGACCGTGCCGGGCAACAACAACAACAGCGGCGTGATCGTCGGCTCGAAGGCCGCCCCGTAGTATCGGGGGACGAACTTCGTGGCGAGGACGGCGATCCCGATCGCCAGCAGCGCCGTCAACAACAGCGTATAGCGGGTCGCCTTCGAGGCCAGCGAGGTAATCCGCTCGATCCGATCGCGGTGCCACAGCTCGGAGGCCGACTGGATCATCACCGACTGAACCGCCTTGGGCGCGAGCCAGAGGAACTCCGCGAGCACGAGCGCCGCCTTGTAGTAGCCCACCTGCGCCTCGGTCGTATAGGCCTGGAGCATCAGGATGTCGACGTGATACAGCGACGTGAGCAGGAAGATGTAGACGATCGATAGGTTGTTGAAGCTCAATAGTTCCCGGCGG
The DNA window shown above is from Halalkalicoccus jeotgali B3 and carries:
- a CDS encoding oligosaccharide flippase family protein, with translation MKRTLITAFLSIAGANVAGTFVGALMTPVLVRILGPSQYGTYATVMSVFAILMIAVSSGVDSGTRKYLAEDREDPDWHDNVFGFYFRLATAFALAASALLLAAAQTGLIDATLGEDYAQFFFLLAVVTIMAQFREYTRRSLLGLKLEHLSEPLFVAQKVFFFVFAISFAYLGYGVSGVLMGHILGDALVTVIGFIGLSRHVSFSAIFERPPESFPRRELLSFNNLSIVYIFLLTSLYHVDILMLQAYTTEAQVGYYKAALVLAEFLWLAPKAVQSVMIQSASELWHRDRIERITSLASKATRYTLLLTALLAIGIAVLATKFVPRYYGAAFEPTITPLLLLLPGTVGFAVARPILSVSHARGDMRIMILATGGTAVMNLLLNVALIPRFGIEGAAIATSLGYLSLPMFHLWGARTIGYNPLGDIRPIRISTTVAITGAVLLGLALGIDALIQSPLATVGLPLTETGLPIDAALIAFVVVPPTGLIVYGVLTLVTRAIDPSEVTQILRGLPGPLGRHASTIQRLFGGTDETG